Genomic segment of Leptospiraceae bacterium:
GATTTTCAATTACTAAAATCTTATCTGAGATCTTAGCACCTCCTAAAATGGCATAGAAAGGACGCTCCGGTTGATAAAGAATTTTAGTCAAATATTCTAACTCTTTTTTCATTAAATAACCGGCTACTGCAGGTTTTACGAACCTTGCAACTCCTTCCGTAGAAGTATGGGCTCGATGAGCTGAAGCAAAAGCATCATTGACATATATATCAGCACATTTAGCAAGCTCTTTTGCAAACTCTAAATCATTTTTTTCCTCTTGGTCATAAAATCGAATGTTTTCAAATAAAATGATCTCTTTGGGTTGAATTTCTTGACTTTTCTTTTGGAGTTCTTCTAATGTTTCCACAAAATAAATTTTAGTTTCTGGAAGAAAACTTTTTAATTCTTCAAAAACCGGCCTTAAAGAGAATTCCTCGCTTCGTTTTCCTTTTGGTCTTCCCCAATGGGAAACTAAAATCACTTTTGCATTCAATTCTAATAGTTTTTTTATAGTGGGAATTTCTTCGCGAATTCTCAGGTTATTTGTAACTTTCCCATTATGTATGGGGACGTTGAAATCAACTCTAACAAAAACACGTTTCTGAGAAAAATCCTCAGGTGGTATATCATCTATGCTTTTCTTTGCTAACATAAACCTACCTCTACTTCACTGAATCCATGTACTCAATCAATTCAATCAATTTTACAGAATAACCCCATTCATTGTCATACCAACTTACTACTTTTACAAAATGATCATTAAGTTGGATACCTGCATTCGCATCAAAGATAGAAGTCCGAGGATCATGAATAAAATCAGTCGAAACTACTTCATCTTCGGTATATCCAAGCACTCCTTTCATCCCACCATCTTTTAAATCTCTCTCTGAATATTCTTTCATCGCTTTACATATGTCTTCGTATTTTGCTGGTTTTTTTAATCGAACTGTTAAATCCACAACAGACACATTTGCAGTCGGAACTCGAAATGACATACCTGTTAATTTCCCTTTGAGATCGGGTATAACAAGTCCTACTGCTTTTGCAGCTCCTGTTGATGCAGGAATGATATTTTGATAAGCCCCTCTACCACCTCTCCAATCTTTCTTTGAGGGTCCATCGACTGTTTTTTGTGTGGCTGTTACTGCATGAATGGTTGACATCAAACCTTCTTCGATT
This window contains:
- a CDS encoding phosphoglycerate kinase; this translates as MLAKKSIDDIPPEDFSQKRVFVRVDFNVPIHNGKVTNNLRIREEIPTIKKLLELNAKVILVSHWGRPKGKRSEEFSLRPVFEELKSFLPETKIYFVETLEELQKKSQEIQPKEIILFENIRFYDQEEKNDLEFAKELAKCADIYVNDAFASAHRAHTSTEGVARFVKPAVAGYLMKKELEYLTKILYQPERPFYAILGGAKISDKILVIENLLKIVDKLLIGGAMMFTFLRALGYSTGNSLVEEDRIQVAKEILEEHKDKVILPVDAVVTDFLDMKKLQIGSISEVEVQQIPEGKIGVDIGSKTIEYYKRELSQAKLVFWNGPMGTFEIEQTSKGTFELARALAEITKHGVITIVGGGDSTSAIEKIGLGSEVSHVSTGGGASLEFIEGKVLPGIDVLDSK
- the gap gene encoding type I glyceraldehyde-3-phosphate dehydrogenase encodes the protein MIRIGINGFGRIGRMAFRSIFEYNKTNIEIVAINDLLDAEYMAYMLKYDSTHGKFPFEVQVDGNYLVVNGKKVRVFSEPDPAKIPWGEVGADYVIESTGLFTSKEKCQAHINAGAKKVIISAPAKDDVPTFVMGVNHTSYRPDMNIVSNASCTTNCLAPVAKVLHDIWGIEEGLMSTIHAVTATQKTVDGPSKKDWRGGRGAYQNIIPASTGAAKAVGLVIPDLKGKLTGMSFRVPTANVSVVDLTVRLKKPAKYEDICKAMKEYSERDLKDGGMKGVLGYTEDEVVSTDFIHDPRTSIFDANAGIQLNDHFVKVVSWYDNEWGYSVKLIELIEYMDSVK